One part of the Moraxella sp. FZFQ2102 genome encodes these proteins:
- a CDS encoding APH(6)-I family aminoglycoside O-phosphotransferase, with product MFMPTVFPAHWHVSQPVLIADTFSSLVWKVSLPDGTPAIVKGLKPIEDIADELRGADYLVWRNGRGAVRLLGRENNLMLLEYAGERMLSHIVAEHGDYQATEIAAELMAKLYAASEEPLPSALLPIRDRFAALFQRARDDQNAGCQTDYVHAAIIADQMMSNASELRGLHGDLHHENIMFSSRGWLVIDPVGLVGEVGFGAANMFYDPADRDDLCLDPRRIAQMADAFSRALDVDPRRLLDQAYAYGCLSAAWNADGEEEQRDLAIAAAIKQVRQTSY from the coding sequence ATGTTCATGCCGACTGTTTTTCCTGCTCATTGGCACGTTTCGCAACCTGTTCTCATTGCGGACACCTTTTCCAGCCTCGTTTGGAAAGTTTCATTGCCAGACGGGACTCCTGCAATCGTCAAGGGATTGAAACCTATAGAAGACATTGCTGATGAACTGCGCGGGGCCGACTATCTGGTATGGCGCAATGGGAGGGGAGCAGTCCGGTTGCTCGGTCGTGAGAACAATCTGATGTTGCTCGAATATGCCGGGGAGCGAATGCTCTCTCACATCGTTGCCGAGCACGGCGACTACCAGGCGACCGAAATTGCAGCGGAACTGATGGCGAAGCTGTATGCCGCATCTGAGGAACCCCTGCCTTCTGCCCTTCTCCCGATCCGGGATCGCTTTGCAGCTTTGTTTCAGCGGGCGCGCGATGATCAAAACGCAGGTTGTCAAACTGACTACGTCCACGCGGCGATTATAGCCGATCAAATGATGAGCAATGCCTCGGAACTGCGTGGGCTACATGGCGATCTGCATCATGAAAACATCATGTTCTCCAGTCGCGGCTGGCTGGTGATAGATCCCGTCGGTCTGGTCGGTGAAGTGGGCTTTGGCGCCGCCAATATGTTCTACGATCCGGCTGACAGAGACGACCTTTGTCTCGATCCTAGACGCATTGCACAGATGGCGGACGCATTCTCTCGTGCGCTGGACGTCGATCCGCGTCGCCTGCTCGACCAGGCGTACGCTTATGGGTGCCTTTCCGCAGCTTGGAACGCGGATGGAGAAGAGGAGCAACGCGATCTAGCTATCGCGGCCGCGATCAAGCAGGTGCGACAGACGTCATACTAG
- a CDS encoding APH(3')-I family aminoglycoside O-phosphotransferase, producing MSHIQLNSNLDADLYGYKWARDNVGQSGATIYRLYGKPDAPELFLKHGKGSVANDVTDEMVRLNWLTAFMPLPTIKHFIRTPDDAWLLTTALPGKTAFQVLEEYPDSGENIVDALAAFLRRLHSIPVSNCPFNSDRVFRLAQAQSRMNNGLVDASDFDDERNGWPVEQVWKEMHKLLPFSPDSVVTHGDFSLDNLIFDEGKLIGCIDVGRVGIADRYQDLAILWNCLGEFSPSLQKRLFQKYGIDNPDMNKLQFHLMLDEFF from the coding sequence ATGAGCCATATTCAACTAAATTCCAACCTGGATGCTGATTTATATGGGTATAAATGGGCTCGCGATAATGTCGGGCAATCAGGTGCGACAATCTATCGATTGTATGGGAAGCCCGATGCGCCAGAGTTGTTTCTGAAACATGGCAAAGGTAGCGTTGCCAATGATGTTACAGATGAGATGGTCAGACTAAACTGGCTGACGGCATTTATGCCTCTTCCGACCATCAAGCATTTTATCCGTACTCCTGATGATGCATGGTTACTCACCACTGCGCTCCCCGGGAAAACAGCATTCCAGGTATTAGAAGAATATCCTGATTCAGGTGAAAATATTGTTGATGCGCTGGCAGCGTTCCTGCGCCGGTTGCATTCGATTCCTGTTAGTAATTGTCCTTTTAACAGCGATCGCGTATTTCGTCTCGCTCAGGCGCAATCACGAATGAATAACGGTTTGGTTGATGCGAGTGATTTTGATGACGAGCGTAATGGCTGGCCTGTTGAACAAGTCTGGAAAGAAATGCATAAGCTTTTGCCATTCTCACCGGATTCAGTCGTCACTCATGGTGATTTCTCACTTGATAACCTTATTTTTGACGAGGGGAAATTAATAGGTTGTATTGATGTTGGACGAGTCGGAATCGCAGACCGATACCAGGATCTTGCCATCCTATGGAACTGCCTCGGTGAATTTTCTCCTTCATTACAGAAACGGCTTTTTCAAAAATATGGTATTGATAATCCTGATATGAATAAATTGCAGTTTCATTTGATGCTCGATGAGTTTTTCTAA